One segment of Streptomyces sp. NA02950 DNA contains the following:
- the manA gene encoding mannose-6-phosphate isomerase, class I produces MDRLVNTVRPYAWGSTTAIPELLGVRPTGEPQAELWMGAHPGAPSRVDRGAGSVALSEVIAADPDGELGAAAVGHFGPRLPFLLKVLAAASPLSLQVHPDLAQAKEGFAAEEERGVPIDAPHRNYKDANHKPELICALTPFDGLCGFRDPDETAELLAALEVDSLKPYVDILHAHPESNALREVLTAVLTADPEAMADTVHQAAVAAERLGALGGPHAPAYAAYASLARHFPGDPGVIASMLLNFVRLQPGEALYLGAGVPHAYLDGMGVEIMANSDNVLRCGLTPKHVDVPELLRVVRFESDTAGVLRPEADSSGEELYATPIDEFRLSRYVLAEGAEPRALPAATPQILLCAAGAVTLRGGAEGAEGSDGGELRLARGESAFVPAGEEVALTGEGTVFRATLVA; encoded by the coding sequence ATGGACCGCCTCGTCAACACCGTGCGCCCCTACGCCTGGGGCTCCACCACCGCGATCCCGGAGCTGCTGGGCGTCCGGCCGACCGGTGAGCCGCAGGCCGAGCTGTGGATGGGGGCGCACCCCGGGGCACCGTCCCGGGTCGACCGGGGCGCGGGCTCGGTCGCGCTCTCCGAGGTGATCGCCGCCGACCCGGACGGCGAACTGGGCGCCGCCGCCGTCGGCCACTTCGGGCCGCGGCTGCCGTTCCTGCTGAAGGTGCTCGCCGCCGCCTCCCCGCTCTCCCTCCAGGTGCACCCGGATCTGGCGCAGGCGAAGGAGGGTTTCGCGGCCGAGGAGGAGCGCGGCGTTCCGATCGACGCCCCGCACCGCAACTACAAGGACGCCAACCACAAGCCCGAGTTGATATGCGCTCTGACGCCGTTCGACGGGCTGTGCGGCTTCCGTGACCCGGATGAGACCGCCGAGCTGCTGGCAGCCCTCGAGGTCGACTCGCTCAAGCCGTACGTCGACATCCTGCACGCCCACCCGGAGTCAAACGCACTGCGCGAGGTGCTCACCGCCGTACTGACCGCCGACCCGGAGGCCATGGCGGACACCGTGCACCAGGCCGCCGTCGCCGCGGAACGGCTCGGCGCGCTCGGCGGCCCGCACGCCCCGGCGTACGCGGCGTACGCCTCCCTCGCCCGCCACTTCCCGGGCGACCCCGGTGTGATCGCGTCCATGCTGCTCAACTTCGTCCGGCTCCAGCCCGGCGAGGCGCTCTACCTCGGCGCGGGCGTTCCGCACGCCTACCTCGACGGGATGGGCGTCGAGATCATGGCCAACTCCGACAATGTGCTGCGGTGCGGCCTGACGCCCAAGCACGTCGACGTCCCCGAGCTGCTGCGGGTGGTCCGCTTCGAGAGCGACACCGCCGGTGTCCTGCGCCCGGAGGCCGACTCGTCCGGCGAGGAGCTGTACGCGACACCGATCGACGAGTTCCGGCTGTCGCGCTACGTCCTCGCCGAGGGCGCCGAGCCGCGTGCGCTGCCCGCCGCCACCCCGCAGATCCTGCTGTGTGCCGCGGGCGCGGTCACCCTGCGCGGCGGTGCGGAGGGTGCGGAGGGGAGCGATGGCGGTGAACTGCGCCTGGCACGCGGGGAGTCGGCGTTCGTCCCGGCGGGCGAGGAGGTCGCGCTGACCGGCGAGGGCACTGTGTTCCGGGCCACATTGGTTGCCTGA
- a CDS encoding cation diffusion facilitator family transporter: protein MSASGGTKAIVAALGANLAIAAAKFVAFAFSGSSSMLAEGVHSLADSGNQGLLLLGGKKAKREATPEHPFGYGRERYIYGFLVSIVLFTIGGVFALYEGYEKIQHPHELEHWYWPVGVLLFAIIAEGFSFRTAIKESNEVRGKLTWSQFVRRAKAPELPVVLLEDLGALVGLLLALGGVGLTLLTGDAVWDGIGTICIGVLLVLIALVLAAETKSLLLGEAADAEQVAKIRAALVDGETVTGLIHMRTLHLGPEELLVAAKVAVQHDDTAAEVARAIDAAEARVREAVPIARVIYLEPDILRTAA from the coding sequence ATGAGTGCATCTGGCGGAACCAAGGCGATCGTTGCCGCGCTGGGCGCAAACCTGGCCATCGCCGCAGCCAAGTTCGTGGCGTTCGCCTTCAGCGGCTCGTCGTCGATGCTCGCCGAAGGCGTGCACTCGCTGGCCGACTCGGGCAACCAGGGGCTGCTGCTGCTCGGCGGCAAGAAGGCCAAGCGCGAGGCCACCCCCGAGCACCCCTTCGGCTACGGCCGAGAGCGCTACATCTACGGCTTCCTCGTCTCCATCGTGCTGTTCACCATCGGTGGTGTCTTCGCCCTGTACGAGGGCTACGAGAAGATCCAGCACCCGCATGAGCTGGAGCACTGGTACTGGCCGGTCGGGGTGCTGCTGTTCGCGATCATCGCGGAGGGCTTCTCGTTCCGTACGGCCATAAAGGAGTCCAACGAGGTCCGCGGCAAGCTCACCTGGTCGCAGTTCGTCCGCCGGGCCAAGGCGCCCGAGCTGCCCGTCGTCCTCCTGGAGGACCTCGGCGCGCTGGTCGGTCTGCTCCTCGCGCTCGGCGGCGTCGGGCTCACGCTGCTGACCGGCGACGCCGTCTGGGACGGCATCGGCACCATCTGCATCGGCGTGCTGCTGGTGCTGATCGCCCTGGTGCTCGCGGCGGAGACGAAGTCGCTGCTGCTGGGCGAGGCGGCCGACGCCGAACAGGTCGCGAAGATCCGTGCCGCGCTGGTCGACGGCGAGACCGTCACCGGCCTGATCCACATGCGGACGCTCCACCTCGGCCCCGAGGAACTGCTGGTCGCCGCCAAGGTCGCGGTGCAGCACGACGACACGGCGGCGGAGGTGGCCCGCGCGATCGACGCGGCGGAGGCGCGGGTCCGCGAGGCGGTGCCCATCGCCCGGGTGATCTACCTGGAGCCGGACATCCTCCGGACCGCTGCCTGA
- a CDS encoding fructose-specific PTS transporter subunit EIIC — translation MTSPAEPPGGAGARGPGLKLLAVTACPTGIAHTYMAAEKLAQAAESLGHSMKVETQGSIGAENVLSDNDVTEADGIIIAADKDVDRSRFTGKRVLVVGVAEGIHHPERLIERVRSAPVHQGDGGGAAGTTGQASGGSGDSGGGKGRSLTYKALMNGVSYMIPFVVVGGLLIAVSLALGGDTTSKGIVIPDDSFWKAVNDIGVIGFQLMIPILSGYIAYAIADRPALVPGMVGGWIAAHGELYDSEAGAGFIGAIVTGFLAGYLVRWIKKVKVPTFVQPIMPIIVIPIVATSVLGLFFVYVLGEPIAWVFEHLTDWLGGLTGTSAALLGIILGLMIAFDMGGPVNKTAFLFGAGLVSKNPEVMGMCAAAIPVPPLGQGLATLIRRRMFDDQERETGLAALFMGFFGITEGAIPFAAARPARVIPANMLGGAVAGAIAGLASVEDNVPHGGPIVAVLGAVNGVPMFFVAVIVGTAVTGLVTIALMSLGQGQRGANGGSTAAVAGAGGLVPAPAAAPEPVPAGVASGGGSGGGTGAAKASAAPDRTTVPVAADAAATAVGPASPSTSDTDADADADADADGGAPALSGYLTERTVAEQLTADGKDAAIRAMAALLATTGKVADADELVRAALAREEQGTTGLGEEIAIPHAKTDAVTAPLVGFARSDEGIEWGAPDGTRARLIFMISVPEAAAGDEHLRILALLSRKLMSAEFRERLLTAPDKAAILRVLGEIE, via the coding sequence GTGACCAGTCCAGCCGAACCCCCGGGCGGTGCCGGGGCCAGAGGTCCAGGGCTCAAGCTGCTCGCGGTGACAGCCTGCCCGACGGGCATCGCCCACACCTATATGGCCGCTGAAAAACTGGCCCAGGCCGCGGAATCGCTCGGCCACAGCATGAAGGTGGAGACCCAAGGGTCCATCGGGGCCGAGAACGTACTGTCTGACAACGATGTCACAGAGGCGGACGGCATCATCATCGCGGCCGACAAGGACGTCGACCGCAGCCGGTTCACCGGCAAGCGGGTGCTGGTCGTCGGAGTCGCCGAGGGCATCCACCACCCCGAGCGGCTGATCGAGCGGGTACGCAGCGCGCCGGTCCACCAGGGGGACGGCGGGGGCGCGGCCGGTACGACGGGCCAGGCGTCCGGCGGCTCCGGTGACTCCGGTGGCGGCAAGGGGCGCAGCCTCACCTACAAGGCGCTCATGAACGGCGTCTCGTACATGATTCCGTTTGTCGTGGTCGGCGGACTGCTGATCGCGGTCTCGCTCGCGCTGGGCGGTGACACGACGTCCAAGGGCATCGTCATCCCCGACGACTCCTTCTGGAAGGCGGTCAACGACATCGGCGTCATCGGCTTCCAGCTGATGATCCCGATCCTGTCCGGCTATATCGCCTACGCGATCGCCGACCGGCCCGCGCTGGTGCCCGGCATGGTCGGCGGATGGATCGCCGCCCATGGCGAGCTGTACGACAGCGAGGCGGGCGCCGGGTTCATCGGAGCGATCGTCACCGGCTTCCTGGCCGGCTATCTGGTGCGGTGGATCAAGAAGGTCAAGGTCCCCACGTTCGTCCAGCCGATCATGCCGATCATCGTGATCCCGATCGTGGCGACCTCGGTGCTCGGTCTCTTCTTCGTCTATGTGCTCGGCGAGCCGATCGCCTGGGTCTTCGAGCACCTCACCGACTGGCTGGGCGGACTGACCGGCACCAGCGCGGCGCTGCTCGGCATCATCCTCGGGCTGATGATCGCGTTCGACATGGGCGGTCCGGTCAACAAGACGGCGTTCCTCTTCGGTGCCGGGCTGGTCTCCAAGAACCCTGAGGTCATGGGTATGTGCGCGGCGGCCATTCCGGTTCCGCCGCTGGGCCAGGGGCTGGCCACGCTCATCCGTCGCCGGATGTTCGACGACCAGGAGCGGGAGACCGGGCTCGCGGCGCTGTTCATGGGCTTCTTCGGGATCACCGAGGGCGCGATTCCGTTCGCGGCGGCGCGTCCGGCACGGGTCATTCCGGCGAACATGCTCGGCGGCGCGGTGGCCGGTGCCATAGCGGGACTGGCGTCGGTCGAGGACAACGTGCCGCACGGCGGGCCGATCGTGGCGGTGCTGGGCGCGGTCAACGGGGTGCCGATGTTCTTCGTCGCAGTGATCGTCGGTACGGCGGTCACCGGGCTGGTGACGATCGCGCTGATGTCCCTGGGCCAGGGCCAGCGCGGCGCGAACGGCGGGAGCACGGCGGCGGTCGCCGGGGCGGGCGGCCTCGTCCCGGCGCCCGCGGCTGCCCCCGAGCCGGTTCCGGCCGGGGTGGCGAGCGGCGGCGGGAGCGGGGGCGGTACGGGTGCCGCGAAGGCCAGCGCCGCCCCGGACCGTACGACCGTGCCCGTCGCAGCGGATGCGGCCGCCACCGCCGTCGGCCCCGCGTCACCGTCCACCTCGGACACGGATGCGGACGCGGACGCGGATGCGGACGCGGATGGCGGTGCCCCGGCGCTGTCCGGCTATCTGACCGAGCGGACGGTCGCGGAGCAGCTGACCGCCGACGGCAAGGACGCCGCGATCCGTGCGATGGCCGCCCTGCTCGCCACCACCGGCAAGGTCGCCGACGCCGACGAGCTGGTGCGCGCCGCGCTCGCCCGGGAGGAGCAGGGCACCACCGGTCTCGGCGAGGAGATCGCGATTCCGCACGCCAAGACGGACGCGGTGACCGCTCCCCTGGTCGGCTTCGCCCGGTCCGACGAGGGCATCGAATGGGGGGCGCCGGACGGGACCAGGGCCCGGCTGATCTTCATGATCTCGGTGCCGGAGGCCGCCGCGGGCGATGAGCATCTGCGGATCCTGGCGCTGCTGTCGCGGAAGCTGATGTCCGCGGAGTTCCGGGAGCGGCTGCTGACCGCTCCGGACAAGGCGGCGATCCTGCGGGTCCTGGGCGAGATCGAGTAG
- the ahcY gene encoding adenosylhomocysteinase, translating into MTTAVSGQDFKVADLSLAAFGRKEITLAEHEMPGLMAIRKEYAASQPLAGARITGSLHMTVQTAVLIETLVSLGAEVRWASCNIFSTQDHAAAAIAVGPDGTPENPRGIPVFAWKGETLEEYWWCTEQALTWPGTPTGGPNMILDDGGDATLLVHKGVEYEKAGAAPDVSTAENEEHRVILELLNRTIAESPQKWTQLASEIRGVTEETTTGVHRLYEMQRDGSLLFPAINVNDAVTKSKFDNKYGCRHSLIDGINRATDVLIGGKVAVVCGYGDVGKGCAESLRGQGARVIITEIDPICALQAAMDGYQVATLEDVVETADIFITTTGNKDIILASDMARMKHQAIVGNIGHFDNEIDMAGLAAIPGIVRDEVKPQVHTWTFPEGKKLIVLSEGRLLNLGNATGHPSFVMSNSFANQTIAQIELFTKPESYPTDVYVLPKHLDEKVARLHLDALGAKLTTLRPEQASYIGVPVEGPYKPDHYRY; encoded by the coding sequence ATGACGACAGCCGTCTCCGGTCAGGACTTCAAGGTCGCCGACCTGTCCTTGGCCGCCTTCGGCCGTAAGGAGATCACCCTCGCCGAGCACGAGATGCCCGGCCTGATGGCGATCCGCAAGGAGTACGCCGCCTCCCAGCCGCTGGCGGGCGCGCGGATCACCGGCTCGCTGCACATGACGGTGCAGACCGCGGTCCTGATCGAGACGCTCGTCTCCCTCGGCGCCGAGGTCCGGTGGGCCTCCTGCAACATCTTCTCCACCCAGGACCACGCGGCCGCCGCGATCGCCGTCGGTCCGGACGGCACCCCGGAGAACCCGCGGGGCATCCCGGTGTTCGCCTGGAAGGGCGAGACGCTGGAGGAGTACTGGTGGTGCACCGAGCAGGCGCTGACCTGGCCGGGCACTCCCACCGGCGGCCCCAACATGATCCTGGACGACGGCGGTGACGCCACCCTCCTGGTGCACAAGGGCGTCGAGTACGAGAAGGCCGGTGCCGCCCCGGACGTCTCCACGGCGGAGAACGAGGAGCACCGGGTCATCCTCGAGCTGCTCAACCGCACCATCGCCGAGAGCCCGCAGAAGTGGACCCAGCTGGCCTCCGAGATCCGTGGTGTCACCGAGGAGACCACCACCGGCGTCCACCGCCTCTACGAGATGCAGCGCGACGGCTCGCTGCTCTTCCCGGCGATCAACGTCAACGACGCGGTCACCAAGTCGAAGTTCGACAACAAGTACGGCTGCCGCCACTCCCTGATCGACGGCATCAACCGCGCCACCGATGTGCTGATCGGCGGCAAGGTCGCGGTCGTCTGCGGCTACGGCGACGTGGGCAAGGGCTGCGCCGAGTCGCTCCGCGGCCAGGGCGCGCGGGTGATCATCACCGAGATCGACCCGATCTGCGCGCTCCAGGCGGCGATGGACGGCTACCAGGTCGCCACCCTGGAGGACGTGGTGGAGACGGCCGACATCTTCATCACCACGACCGGCAACAAGGACATCATCCTGGCCTCCGACATGGCCAGGATGAAGCACCAGGCGATCGTCGGGAACATCGGCCACTTCGACAACGAGATCGACATGGCCGGTCTCGCCGCCATCCCGGGCATCGTCAGGGACGAGGTCAAGCCGCAGGTCCACACCTGGACCTTCCCCGAGGGCAAGAAGCTCATCGTGCTGTCCGAGGGCCGGCTGCTGAACCTGGGCAACGCCACGGGCCACCCGTCGTTCGTGATGTCCAACTCCTTCGCGAACCAGACGATCGCGCAGATCGAACTGTTCACCAAGCCGGAGTCCTACCCGACCGACGTCTACGTTCTGCCCAAGCACCTGGACGAGAAGGTCGCCCGGCTGCACCTGGACGCCCTGGGCGCCAAGCTGACCACGCTCCGTCCGGAGCAGGCCAGCTACATCGGCGTTCCGGTCGAAGGCCCGTACAAGCCCGACCACTACCGCTACTGA
- the mtnA gene encoding S-methyl-5-thioribose-1-phosphate isomerase — MADQHPVSPEGSVSPVAFALRWEEPPEGPVLVLLDQTRLPAEEVDLVCTDVPALVEAIRSLAVRGAPLLGIAGAYGVALAAARGFDVDEAAESLAHARPTAVNLGYGVRRAAAAYHAAVKSGAEGERAAAAALAEARALHREDAEASARMAEHGQALLHELLPAGGFRILTHCNSGSLVSGGEGTALAVVKAVHRSGQLRRLWVDETRPLLQGARLTAYEAARAGMAYTLLSDNAAGSLFSAGEVDAVVIGADRIAADGSVANKVGSYPLAVLARYHHVPFVVVAPTTTVDLDTPDGAAIEVEQRPGYEVTDITIPHAPGAGSEAGTGVPVAPLGTQAHNPAFDITPPELVTAIVTEDGVVSPVTGDGIAELCGRSRSGNGMMSI; from the coding sequence ATGGCTGATCAGCATCCGGTGTCCCCGGAAGGCTCCGTTTCCCCCGTTGCTTTTGCGTTGCGCTGGGAGGAACCCCCGGAAGGGCCCGTTCTGGTGCTCCTCGACCAGACAAGGCTTCCCGCCGAGGAGGTGGATCTGGTCTGCACCGATGTTCCGGCCCTGGTGGAGGCGATCCGGTCACTGGCCGTACGCGGCGCTCCACTGCTGGGGATCGCCGGTGCGTACGGGGTCGCGCTGGCGGCCGCGCGTGGCTTCGATGTGGACGAGGCCGCCGAGTCCCTCGCCCATGCCCGTCCCACCGCCGTCAATCTCGGCTACGGCGTCCGCCGGGCCGCGGCCGCCTATCACGCGGCGGTCAAAAGCGGTGCGGAGGGAGAGCGGGCGGCCGCGGCCGCCCTGGCGGAGGCCCGTGCGCTGCACCGGGAGGACGCCGAGGCCAGTGCGCGGATGGCGGAGCACGGCCAGGCGCTGCTGCATGAACTGCTGCCCGCCGGGGGCTTCCGGATCCTCACCCACTGCAACTCCGGTTCGCTGGTCTCCGGGGGCGAGGGGACCGCCCTGGCGGTGGTCAAGGCGGTGCACCGGTCCGGTCAGCTGCGGCGGCTGTGGGTGGACGAGACCCGGCCGCTGTTGCAGGGGGCCCGCTTGACGGCGTACGAGGCGGCCCGGGCGGGCATGGCGTACACGCTGCTGAGCGATAACGCGGCGGGTTCGCTGTTCTCGGCGGGCGAGGTGGACGCGGTGGTGATAGGCGCGGACCGTATCGCCGCGGACGGCTCGGTGGCCAACAAAGTGGGCAGTTATCCGCTGGCCGTTCTGGCCCGCTACCACCATGTGCCCTTTGTGGTGGTAGCCCCGACCACCACCGTTGACCTGGATACTCCTGACGGCGCCGCGATCGAGGTCGAGCAGCGCCCCGGCTATGAGGTGACAGACATCACAATTCCGCATGCTCCGGGTGCCGGGTCCGAGGCGGGCACCGGAGTGCCGGTCGCACCCCTGGGAACACAGGCCCACAATCCGGCCTTTGACATCACACCACCGGAGTTGGTGACGGCGATCGTCACCGAGGACGGCGTCGTCTCGCCGGTCACCGGGGACGGCATCGCGGAGCTGTGCGGCAGGTCACGATCGGGTAATGGGATGATGTCGATATGA
- the mtrA gene encoding two-component system response regulator MtrA codes for MKGRVLVVDDDTALAEMLGIVLRGEGFEPSFVSDGDKALAAFREAKPDLVLLDLMLPGRDGIEVCRLIRAESGVPIVMLTAKSDTVDVVVGLESGADDYIVKPFKPKELVARIRARLRRSEEPAPEQLAIGDLVIDVAGHSVKRDGQSIALTPLEFDLLVALARKPWQVFTREVLLEQVWGYRHAADTRLVNVHVQRLRSKVEKDPERPEIVVTVRGVGYKAGPS; via the coding sequence ATGAAGGGACGCGTCCTTGTCGTCGACGACGACACCGCACTGGCAGAGATGCTCGGCATCGTGCTGCGCGGCGAAGGCTTTGAACCGTCGTTCGTGTCGGACGGGGACAAGGCCCTAGCCGCCTTCCGCGAGGCCAAACCCGACCTGGTGCTGCTCGATCTCATGCTGCCCGGCCGGGACGGTATCGAGGTGTGCCGGCTGATCCGGGCCGAGTCCGGGGTGCCGATCGTCATGCTCACGGCCAAGAGCGACACCGTGGATGTGGTGGTCGGGCTGGAGTCCGGCGCGGACGACTACATCGTCAAGCCGTTCAAGCCGAAGGAGCTGGTGGCCCGGATCAGGGCGCGGCTGCGGCGCTCCGAGGAGCCGGCGCCCGAGCAGCTGGCCATCGGCGATCTGGTGATCGACGTGGCCGGGCACTCGGTGAAGCGCGACGGCCAGTCGATAGCGCTGACACCGCTGGAGTTCGATCTCCTGGTGGCCCTGGCCCGTAAGCCGTGGCAGGTGTTCACCCGTGAGGTGCTGCTGGAGCAGGTGTGGGGCTATCGGCATGCCGCCGATACCCGGCTGGTGAATGTGCATGTGCAGCGGCTGCGGTCGAAGGTCGAGAAGGACCCGGAGCGGCCGGAGATCGTGGTGACCGTGCGCGGTGTCGGCTACAAGGCCGGACCCAGCTGA
- the mtrB gene encoding MtrAB system histidine kinase MtrB — translation MSRGGTAPQSGGPGGGVPEGARAGRPDPAGEIPLFRRLWSGGHLLPDGASGGPAHPLIRLFGRWVHRPLLPAARLWRRNIQLRVVATTLLMSLGVVILLGLVVIGQVRNGLLDAKRHAAQGQAAGGFEVAEQVADRMSDRGQDGAGASGRGVQDSGAWLNALVEQLASGGKGAYSVVALSSDSGETPYVASRGPRASGDVRPDSVPADLRKQVDEGTAPYERYGKIVHAGPGEAEPAVIIGKRLDDNHGDAYQLYYLFPFTQEEKSLSLVKGTLATAGVFVVVLLGAIAWVVVRQVVTPVRMAAGISERLAAGLLQERMKVTGEDDIARLGESFNKMAQNLQLKIQQLEELSRMQRRFVSDVSHELRTPLTTVRMAADVIHEAREDFDPATARSAELLRGQLDRFESLLADLLEISRFDAGAAALEAEPIDLRDVVHRVVDGAEPLAEAKGTRIVVRGAEAPVIAEADARRVERVLRNLVVNAVEHGEGRDVVVRLATAGGAVAVAVRDYGVGLKPGEATRVFNRFWRADPARARTTGGTGLGLSIAVEDARLHGGWLQAWGEPGGGSQFRLTLPRTTSDTLRGSPIPLEPEDSRRNRRPDDAAPARPAAERLASVPAQPRSGLPSGELPLPPVEAPAPSADPTALPGSGARVVRGAQEAPQGSSAVRPTTPNEGEGRPRGR, via the coding sequence ATGTCGCGTGGTGGTACGGCTCCGCAGTCCGGTGGACCGGGGGGCGGGGTTCCGGAGGGCGCCCGTGCGGGGCGCCCCGACCCGGCGGGTGAGATACCGCTGTTCCGAAGGTTGTGGAGCGGCGGGCATCTGCTGCCCGACGGGGCGTCCGGCGGGCCGGCCCACCCGTTGATCCGGCTGTTCGGGCGGTGGGTGCACCGTCCCCTGCTGCCCGCTGCCCGGCTGTGGCGGCGGAACATCCAGCTGCGCGTGGTAGCCACCACCCTGCTGATGTCCCTGGGCGTGGTGATCCTGCTGGGCCTGGTGGTCATCGGTCAGGTGCGCAACGGTCTGCTGGACGCCAAGCGGCATGCCGCCCAGGGCCAGGCCGCCGGTGGGTTCGAGGTGGCCGAGCAGGTGGCCGACCGCATGAGCGACCGGGGCCAGGACGGCGCCGGGGCCTCCGGCCGCGGTGTCCAGGATTCCGGTGCCTGGCTGAACGCGCTGGTGGAGCAGCTCGCCAGTGGTGGCAAGGGCGCGTACTCCGTGGTGGCGCTCAGCTCGGACTCGGGCGAGACGCCGTATGTGGCCAGCCGCGGGCCGCGTGCTTCCGGCGATGTCCGGCCGGACAGCGTCCCCGCCGATCTGCGCAAGCAGGTGGACGAGGGGACGGCGCCGTACGAGCGGTACGGAAAGATCGTGCACGCCGGGCCGGGCGAGGCCGAGCCCGCGGTGATCATCGGTAAGCGGCTGGACGACAACCACGGTGACGCGTACCAGCTGTACTACCTCTTCCCGTTCACCCAGGAGGAGAAGTCGCTCAGCCTGGTGAAGGGCACGCTGGCCACGGCCGGGGTGTTCGTGGTGGTGCTGCTCGGCGCCATCGCCTGGGTGGTGGTCCGGCAGGTGGTCACCCCGGTGCGGATGGCCGCCGGGATTTCCGAGCGGCTGGCGGCCGGGCTGCTCCAGGAGCGGATGAAGGTCACCGGCGAGGACGACATCGCCCGCCTCGGTGAGTCGTTCAACAAGATGGCGCAGAACCTCCAGCTCAAGATCCAGCAGCTGGAGGAGCTGTCCCGGATGCAGCGCCGCTTCGTCTCGGATGTCTCCCATGAGCTGCGTACCCCGCTGACCACGGTGCGGATGGCGGCCGATGTGATCCATGAGGCGCGTGAGGACTTCGATCCGGCGACCGCGCGTTCGGCGGAGTTGCTGCGCGGTCAGCTGGACCGCTTCGAGTCGCTGCTCGCCGATCTGCTGGAGATCAGCCGGTTCGACGCCGGAGCGGCGGCCCTGGAGGCCGAGCCGATCGATCTGCGCGATGTGGTGCACCGGGTGGTCGACGGGGCCGAGCCGCTCGCCGAGGCCAAGGGCACCCGGATCGTGGTGCGGGGCGCCGAGGCGCCGGTGATCGCCGAGGCGGACGCCCGCCGGGTCGAGCGGGTGCTGCGGAATCTGGTGGTCAACGCCGTGGAGCATGGCGAGGGCCGGGATGTGGTGGTGCGGCTCGCGACGGCGGGCGGCGCGGTGGCGGTCGCGGTACGGGACTACGGCGTCGGGCTCAAGCCCGGCGAGGCGACCCGGGTGTTCAACCGCTTCTGGCGGGCCGATCCGGCCCGTGCCCGTACCACCGGCGGCACCGGTCTCGGGCTGTCGATCGCGGTGGAGGACGCGCGGCTGCACGGCGGTTGGCTGCAGGCGTGGGGCGAGCCGGGCGGCGGTTCGCAGTTCCGGCTGACGCTGCCGCGTACCACCAGCGACACCCTGCGTGGTTCCCCGATCCCGCTGGAGCCCGAGGACTCCCGGCGCAACCGCCGTCCGGACGATGCGGCTCCGGCGCGGCCCGCGGCGGAGCGGCTGGCGTCGGTGCCCGCCCAGCCGCGTTCCGGGCTGCCCTCCGGAGAGCTGCCGCTGCCGCCCGTCGAGGCTCCGGCGCCGTCCGCCGACCCGACGGCGCTGCCGGGGAGCGGCGCACGGGTGGTGCGCGGTGCGCAGGAGGCGCCGCAGGGCTCGTCGGCGGTCCGGCCGACGACACCGAACGAAGGGGAGGGCCGCCCTCGTGGGCGCTGA